Proteins co-encoded in one Neovison vison isolate M4711 chromosome 9, ASM_NN_V1, whole genome shotgun sequence genomic window:
- the LOC122917615 gene encoding zinc finger protein 658B-like produces the protein MNMVRRSMSFEDVIVKFTQDEWKYMSPAQRTLYRDVMLENYSHLISVGCYTTKPEMIFKLEQGEEPWSLEEEFLNQRYPGYCSVDIHIEGNQEKREKPLWQVIFTDNKTLSKDGQKVLEKPFILDIIPNSSEKIRCKCDSCRRNLQVVSELIICDRNYSRNKADDMNVCEKLQLNIKDEKTHTREKRYDYNRNMKPLINRKDHQKLQSLEQSFECNEFGKVLHGRTLIIIGEESYKGDELRKTSDKATLLNYTSTGTREKCFDLYECGKSCDETTTVNYNKVHMAVTNSEYIESGNNFSRILSLTQSQRIVKEQGAFASSKCDENMIPSSTHTVQKKTQIKDESCAFNGCINAFYQKLDLIVCQRTHTEEEPYQCDKYGRSFHQNSAISIHQQYETGEKSFECNECRKSFYQKAQLIHHQKNQSGEKPEECGDSFCSSSHPIHYPGTDMRVSLYNCNKCGKTFCQKSNIHENLTFRTKDYDNSGCGKPYKKPALIVHQRTYTGMKLCQNNTHGKTFAKIVHFKEHQRINTGEKSYKCIECGKTFFKTSHLRAHQRIHTGEKPYKCTECGKTFSHKTHLSAHQRIHTGEKPYECNGCGKTFADNSTLRAHQRIHTGEKPYECNECGRSFAHISVLRAHQRIHTGEKPYECNDCGRSFAHNSALRAHQRIHTGEKPYECSDCEKTFAHNSALRVHQRIHTGEKPYECSDCEKTFAHNSALRAHQKIHTGEKLYECNECGKTFSQKTHLITHQRIHTGEKPYKCSECGKTFSQKSYLSGHERIHKGEKPYKCNECGKTFIYKAALIVHQRIHTGEKPYECNECGKTFSQRTHLCAHQRIHTGEKPYECRECGKTFADNSALRAHQRIHTGEKPYECNECGKTFSKTSHLQAHLRTQTGEKPYECNECGKTFSQKSYVIAHQRIHTGEKPYECNICGKPFAHNSTLRVHQRTHTGVKSYECNECGKTFSQKSHLSAHQRIHTGEKPYECNECGKAFAQNSTLKVHQRIHTGEKPYECNECRKTFIRKAALRVHHTRMHTREETLTCGELGKS, from the coding sequence gatATTGCAGTGTTGATATTCACATTGAGGGGAACCAGGAAAAACGAGAGAAACCTCTGTGGCAAGTAATATTCACTGATAACAAAACATTGAGCAAAGATGGGCAGAAAGTTTTAGAAAAACCATTTATTCTGGATATAATTCCAAATTCTTCTGAAAAAATCCGCTGTAAATGTGACTCATGTAGAAGGAATTTGCAAGTTGTTTCTGAATTAATTATTTGTGATAGAAACTATTCAAGAAATAAGGCTGATGACATGAATGTTTGCGAAAAGTTGCAGCTCAatattaaagatgagaaaactcatACTAGAGAGAAACGTTATGATTATAATAGAAACATGAAACCTCTCATTAATAGGAAAGATCATCAGAAACTTCAAAGCCTGGAGCAGTCTTTTGAATGTAATGAATTTGGGAAAGTTTTACATGGTAGGACTCTCATTATTATAGGAGAGGAATCGTATAAGGGTGATGAACTTAGGAAAACCTCTGATAAAGCAACTTTACTTAACTACACAAGTACTGGCACAAGAGAGAAATGCTTTGATCTAtatgaatgtgggaaatcctgTGACGAAACCACCACTGTGAATTACAATAAGGTTCACATGGCTGTGACAAACTCTGAATATATTGAGAGTGGGAATAACTTCAGTAGGATCTTGTCTCTCACTCAATCTCAGAGAATTGTTAAAGAACAGGGTGCTTTTGCAAGCAGTAAATGTGATGAAAACATGATCCCGAGCTCAACCCATACAgtacaaaaaaagacacaaattaaagATGAATCTTGTGCATTTAATGGATGTATAAATGCCTTCTACCAGAAATTAGACCTTATAGTATGTCAGAGAACTCACACAGAAGAGGAACCCTACCAATGTGATAAATATGGGAGGTCCTTCCATCAAAACTCAGCTATCAGTATACATCAGCAATATGAAACTGGAGAGAAGTCATTTGAATGTAATGAATGCAGGAAATCCTTTTACCAGAAAGCACAACTCATTCATCATCAGAAGAACCAATCAGGGGAGAAACCTGAGGAATGTGGGGACTCTTTTTGTTCAAGTTCACACCCTATTCATTATCCTGGAACTGATATGAGGGTCAGTCTCTATAATTGTAATAAATGTGGGAAAACTTTCTGCCAAAAGTCAAACATCCATGAAAATCTGACATTTCGCACAAAGGATTATGATAACAGTGGATGTGGGAAACCTTACAAGAAGCCTGCTCTCATAGTACACCAAAGAACATATACAGGGATGAAACTCTGTCAAAATAATACACATGGGAAAACATTCGCCAAGATAGTACATTTCAAAGAACATCAGAGAATTAACACAGGGGAGAAATCCTACAAATGTATTGAATgtggaaaaactttttttaagacaTCACATCTCAGagcacatcagagaattcacacaggCGAAAAACCATACAAATGTACTGAATGTGGGAAGACTTTCTCTCACAAGACACACCTTAGTGCACATCAGAGAATCCATACTggggagaaaccctatgaatgtaatggATGTGGGAAAACTTTTGCTGATAATTCAACCCTCAGagcacatcagagaattcacacaggggagaaaccctatgaatgtaatgaatgtgggaggTCCTTTGCCCATATATCTGTTCTTAGagcacatcagagaattcatacaggggagaaaccctatgaatgtaatgaCTGTGGGAGATCTTTTGCCCACAATTCAGCCCTTAGagcacatcagagaattcacacagggGAGAAACCCTATGAGTGTAGTGACTGTGAGAAGACTTTTGCCCATAATTCAGCTCTCAGAgtacatcagagaattcacacagggGAGAAACCCTATGAGTGTAGTGACTGTGAGAAGACTTTTGCCCATAATTCAGCTCTCAGAGCACATCAGAAAATTCATACAGGGGAAAAACtctatgaatgtaatgaatgtgggaaaacttTTTCACAGAAAACGCATCTCATTacacatcagagaattcacacaggggaaaaaccttacaaatgtagcgagtgtgggaaaaccttctcTCAGAAATCATACCTCAGTGGACATGAGAGAATTCACAAAGGGGAAAAACCttataaatgtaatgaatgtgggaaaacttTTATCTATAAGGCAGCCCTCATAGTCCATCAAAgaattcacacaggagagaaaccctatgagtgtaatgaatgtgggaaaacttTCTCCCAAAGAACACACCTCTGTGCACATCAGAGAATCCATACAGGGGAGAAACCTTATGAATGCAGGGAATGTGGGAAAACTTTCGCTGATAATTCAGCCCTCAGGgcacatcagagaattcacacagggGAGAAACCGTATGAGTGTAATGAGTGTGGGAAAACGTTCTCCAAGACATCACACCTCCAGGCACATCTGAGGACTCAAACAGGGGAGAAGCcctatgaatgtaatgaatgtgggaaaacttTCTCCCAGAAGTCCTATGTTATtgcacatcagagaattcatacaggGGAGAAACCCTATGAGTGTAATATATGTGGGAAACCTTTTGCCCATAATTCAACCCTCAGAGTCcatcagagaactcacacaggtGTAAAATcctatgaatgtaatgaatgtgggaagacTTTCTCCCAGAAGTCACACCTTAGTGcacaccagagaattcacacaggggagaaaccctatgagtgtaatgaatgtgggaaagcttttgcacaaaatTCAACTCTCAAAgtacaccagagaattcacacaggagagaaaccctatgaatgtaatgaatgcAGGAAAACTTTTATCCGTAAGGCAGCTCTTAGGGTACATCACACCAGAATGCACACCAGAGAGGAAACCCTTACATGCGGTGAATTGGGGAAGTCCTGA